The nucleotide window TCATTAACTTAGCATCTGCTAGTATTTCACTTGATTATGAGGATTTACTTGGTCAAAGAGGTTAGTATCAATACTAGTATTATTGCCTTAATCACataatatgattttattgttaTTTAAGATATTTGTTTTCTGTTGAACTGGAATAAATTACCATATAATTGCTGCATTTTTGTTTATCTGTTATTGATTTAATTGCACGGAAACAAAGAAGCTTTGACCATTTGCTTTGTTTGTTTATGGAACTTTAGACAATGATTTTTGTGGGACTTGTGTTATAAGAAGTTTTAATGTGCTGTGTTCTTCTAATTTACATTGAACTGGTATCTAGAATGATGAATGGAGAAATAGTTTTGAGGAATTTAGAGCTAATGGACACAACCGAGGTTTGTAATTGATTATAATTGAGCCTCAACACCTCATTTCTTGTTAGCCCTCTTATAGCTTTCCAAGAATGTGTTTTCTCCCATTTTTTGGCCCTCTTTGTTCTGGTCTTATTGGATTTCCTTGATTGGCTTTTTTTATAGGTTTTTGTGTCTAGCCATTGATGACTATAAAATGTGGAGGTTGCGCTAGAGTGCTTAGGTTTTTTGTGGTAGAATTTCAGAGCATCTCCAAATGGAGAGAATTAAAGGAGCTCTTATTTATGGTATGTACCTATTTTGGCTTTATATAATAAGAGTTCTGCATATGACATGTTTAAAGAATTTTGCAATACTTGTTTGTTTGTAACTTGTAACTCACCAATATTCAATGTTTAAAGTCCATATAACACCCTTTATTATCCCATTATTACTAGACTGCATAGATGATATATTCTTAGTTCTCTGCTACTTATGAGAACATTCTATGTAGTAATCATCCTAGTCTAGGAAACACCTATTGATGCTGAATGCAGCAACAGCTATACTAATGCCTCTTATTTTTAATTAGCACTATGAAATACTTCATTAGCACATGTCGTAACTCAAGTAGTGATCATTCTGCTGCCAAGGCAACTTTATGTGATAACTGTTATTATTTCAAAATGGGTTTCATGATGTGATTTGGGTGTGGTGTTCCTGGCATGTATATGAtcattaattattgattttttatttttatttttttaggtaTTACAAAgtttggtgatgatgatgatgtcatTGAAGAACTTTGGATGTGATAAAATCTTTTTGGGCTCAAAAAGTGGGTTCATATGCTTGTATCGTGTATTTATCTGAAGGAAGGATCTCAATATTAGATTCAGAGTCAACTATGAAGAACTAGTTACAGTTATTATAGaatgcactttctttaagatttcggattgcaaattgcatagagatgtgaagacaatgatcaaatatactttgggttattgttttatatcttatctttttttctttctgctgatgttttcagTGGTGAATTAGGTTGCAATAGACACGACAAATGCtgcagttatgaaaaatatagtggtgtgtatatattccattattatgaaataaaagcataaacaaactttttttttcggttttatgctttcagtttttgtttttagttttaagtgtccaaccaaacaagtttgagttttatgtttttgttttttatttttgtttttaaaatttttgaaagtgataccaaacgCAACCTAAAAGTGTGCATATATTGCAATAGAAATGCAGGACTAGGTAAGCCCATATACTACAGGGACTCAATTTGAACCACCAAATAGTTTTTTAAGAACTCAATGCGTTCATATATTTTGCAATAGAAATGCAGGCCTAGGTAAGCCCATATATTTTGGGGTTCTACTACAGGGGCCTAAGGTGAGTCAATTTgaaccactaaatagattttaaaaaatacataaaaataataaatgtatgGCTTTTAGTGTTTAGAccatcaccatttttttttaggGAAAAAACTTAATTCGTTGACAAAAACTTTATCAAATATGAAATTTTTGTACCATTGGATGAAACACCTACTTGACTTATTATTTATCAACGAATTTAATTTGTTTACCTAAAAAATacattattataaatttataatctaTACCCAAATACTTTATATTTatcaataatttattaaaaattatttaaagcTCAAATTGGGCCACTTTAGGCCCAGATCTTCTACCGCAGAGCCCCTCGAACCTTATATTTTGAGCGAAGTAGGCCTACCTAGGTAAGCCCATAGATTTTGAGAAAGCCCATCGCGTATCCATATCTACCATTTTAGGCTTTTAGCAAATGGATAGTGGACTTGATGGTAGGCCCATACCGATAGAAGGTAGGCCGGGGATCCACATTAAAGCCCAATATATGTTGCAGAACTTCTTCCAGGgctcttatattttttttccatttcacAGACGCTCTCATCTTCTCAGTTCTCCCAGAGAGAAAGAGCTCTGTTCCTGTGTAGTTCGTAGAAACCATGCTGTCGGGGGACATTCCGCCTAATCAAACGATATACGTCAAGAATTTAAACGAAAAGGTTAAGAAAGAAGGTAATCCTTCTGTTTTCCTTTTTACCTGTTTGGTTTGTGGAATTTCTGGAAAGTGTGTTTTGTTCGTGTTCTACCACCGAAGATGATGCGTGACAGTATACTACGGTTAGGAATGGCTGCAGTGCTAGTCGTTGACGGCCGTGTTTAAGTATTGGAATAAGACTTGCGGTCCGGTTGGAAATTTCTATTTGATTTATGGTTGTATGCTTCTTGAGAAGGTAGTACAAGAAAAGAAACTTGTAGCAGCGTGGGATATAatatcttttgtttctttcgCTTCTTGAGTTATGTCTTGCTGCAAGTTAGAGGCTCTCAGTACTGGTTTAATCTCTCACTGTTTTACTTGTTTTTGTTGAAGATTGGAAGTTTATCTGACATAGAACATTTTCTCTAGTACTGGAATATATAGGGAATAATTTACGGATAAGTTTCTCTCATTCTCTGGATTGATGGATTTTAACTGTTTAGATCCCCTCCGAGGAAACCTTTACTTATAATAGGTATGGTGATTTAATTTGAACAACTTTCACATACCTTTGGTGATCCATACTGAAATTACCATGAAGTTCTCATTATAAAGTCGAACATGTGATTAATTTCAGACCGAGTTTTTGAGTGCACAACTACACATCAATCTTAGCTTTTGCCTTTGACTTTGATAATTTCTCGATATTTCAGATCGATTCTAAGTTCCAAATGTTTTCATCATGTGATGTAAATTACGCaataggtaaacaacacccgtgcacaaggcttccgCTGTGGACGGAGTTGTGAATAGACAAGATTACGCAAACCTTGCCCcctataatatgtggagattaattgaacttgtgacctctaaatTGCACCCCTGAAACTCTACATGCTCACCTACAATTCCCATACTAACTACAGCTAGAGAGCACTCTGATTTGTGATTTTAGTGGAGCATTTTCTCTTGCTATTGATATGGCTGTTCGATTTTTGGCTAGTGGGTTGTCCGTGTCTATGTTAGCCTATGGTCATACCTTAATATGACAATAAAAAATACTTTGCTTAAGGCATGAGTTTATATTCTGGGAGAGGTGATTATATTTCGTTTCCCTATTGTTTCATTGTCATCCGCCTTTCTGTGTCTTTGCAATTTTTTAAGCCTTTTGGAATGTAATTATGAATGTTCTTAAATGAGATTTATGTTAATTTTCATTGGAATGATGCATTATTAACTTTTTTATTCACAGAATTGAAGAGATCACTTTATTGTTTGTTCTCTCAATATGGACGAATTTTGGATGTTGTTGCCTTGAAGACATCCAAACTAAGAGGGCAAGCCTGGGTTGCATTTAGCGAAGTGACAGCTGCTAGTAATGCAGTTCGACAAATGCAAAATTTTCCACTGTATGAAAAACCCATGGTGAGTTTTATTTAATCATGGATGGGATAAACACGTGCTTGCTTCTACAAAACTGAAACGTGTAGTCATATATTTAGTTAAGAGACTATAGTTGCTAATCGTTATTGCTTGTTTCAAGCTTCCTGTAGTTGGTTATTTTCTTGCCTCTGTTTGTTAGATGTATGACAGGCCTTGCATTTTGTGACAAAAGCTGGCTGAGTTCACTTCAGTGATAATAGTATTTAGTCTCATCAACTGATAACTTTgtatttgaaaattattttaaacattattcatacaatgtttgatgatttttttcatttttttggcgGGGCGGCATAGTGATAAATGCTTGTTCCTTGCTGGGAAACTAAGTGTGTAGTAAAGGTCAAACTATCTGCATAACGAATGGATACTATTTTAAGCATTTTATGCATGAAATTTACAAAATTTGACCTGTAAAACTGTCATGATTCACACACTAAAAAGATATGAAGGAATATCTTTTTACTGGCAGTTTTTGCACCTAAGGTGTTTGGGTCTTAAATGTTCGACGATATAGTGAACTTTAACTGAATTTGCATGTTAGTATACTTGCAATTTGCAAATGATGCTTTCAATAATATTCTGACTTGTTTCTTCTTCCATTTTACCTTTTTTGTGTCGTGGAAACATTAATATGATTCTGTGCACGTTTAATTGGGTGCAGAGGATACAATATGCAAAATCAAAGTCGGATTGTGTAGCAAAAGCAGATGGAAGCTATGTTccaagagagaagaagaagaagcaagaagaaAAAGGTGACTGGCTATCATTCTACAATTCTTGCTTCCTTTTCATTTTGTGGTTAATCTCACTTCTTCAAAAATCTTCAATTTTATGCATTCATTTAGATTTTGTATAGTACCTTTCTCATATTTGACGAGACAGTAGTTATGTTTCTTTGGAGTGCATGATTCATTGATGCATATCTTTGAAGTATAATTGTCACTCAGTAAATGTTATCGCCACTTATTATTCAAGCTTCTGATCATTTAGATGGAACTCATGTTACCCAAATAAGAAAATGCCCACGTCTCTATAtgaattgaagaatttgatgccTGCTTTACCTTCTTTTACCTCATTTAAATAGAAGGATGATAAAAATTAGGAACTCTTTCATTTTGGAGTTCACAAAGTTTTAATATTGATATCTGCCGTGTTTTAGTCTTTTAGATGCTTGAAATCTATCTCATTCTGTCTTCTTTGAATCCTTGTTTGATGTAGTAGGTGGTTGGCCCTTGGCAACCCTTTAATAAAACTAAAACATTTTGCTGCGAAGGATCTTAGTTGTTGATTCCACTCTCGTTTTAATAGTTGGGCTGCTGTAGAATTGTTTGCTGGTCTCTACTCTCTCTTTATGTACcctttaattctttttttgacataaatttgcATACTCAGCCGAAAGGAAGCGACGCACTGAAGAAGCGCACCAATCTGGTGTGGCCAATGGCACTGCTGCAGAAAGCAATGGAGGGCTGGTAAGTTGAATGTGAACCTCTCTCTACGCTTTGAAGTGTGCTTGTGTATCTCTTCATTAATACGTTTGAATATTTGTTAATAATTTGTTTCATTTgtaatttgattttattataCATTCCTTTAGTTATTGGAAAATTTTGGCTCATGGTAAACTTTGTATTTGGTGCATAATTTGTAGGCTGCATTTCGCCAGGGGAATCAAGGCGGACAAGAAGCAGCTGCTCCCAATAATATACTGTTCATACAGAACTTGCCTCATGAAACCGATAGTCTGATGTTACAATTGCTTTTCCAGCAGTACCCAGGATTCAAGGAAGTTCGAATGATTGATGCTAAGCCAGGTATTGCTTTTGTAGAATTTGAAGACGATATGCAGTCCTCCACAGCTATGCAAGCTCTTCAGGGTTTCAAAATCACCCCTATGAATCCCATGTCCATCACTTTTGCCAAGAAGTAGCTTATCCTTGTCCTGGTCATGAGAGTGTTTGTCATTTTTTACCCATTTCTTACTTGGAATATGTAACAGTCAAGATTGATCTTGCTTCAGATATGTAACAGCTGAAGTATCTTTTGTGCACCATGGTGGTTGTACATCTCCAAGTGGAGCTCTAATTGCAGAAACTTTtgcctttgtttctttttttgtggatgTTTGATTTCCTTCTAATATGCCCTCCTAGATTCCATGCCGTGATGACATTTTGCCATAACCGTGTTTACAGTCAAATATGTGGTAATTGTAAATCGAGGTTCTAGGTACACGAGATTATGAGGGGAATAAAGGGGAAATTGAGGCCTTGGGATATGCCGGAGGTGCTAGGGGCATCCGGACTTGGTTTGTACTGGACCAAAGAGCATAACATTGCGGAAGTAGGGAAAAATGTTAGGTTATGTTTGGTTGACGTagggaatgggaatgggaatggcAATGGGAATGTGAATTATAATATGATACGTTTAGTTGcatcaaataataataaagatggAATGAACTgacaaaataaaatcttaattGTTAGCTATAAAATGATTGCATCAAGAAATGATGATAGTAATAATGAAAAAGATGGAATGAATTgacaaaataaaatcttaattGCTCGCTATAAAATGGGATTGAGGGGAACCGGGGCATGTTCTCCTAATTGGTACACTTTACAACCGTTGGATGTAATTAGAATTATCCAACGGTTAAGAAATTTTCATTAAATCTGTTAATGAATATCTCATTAATGAAAtcctctcattttcttttctccctTACCAGTCACCATCAATTCCCTTATATTCTCTCTTTGTAGTTTGTAGCTGACATGACCACTATTGCAAATCTCTAAAACTTTATCGGTGTCATCAGCACAGCCCATTGTAATAAAGTGCAGTTTGAAATTCTTTTCGTCTTCATATGTAtgaatttgttgtttaattttaatatctATCGTTTTGTTGTTGAATTTGGATATCTATTAACCTGAATGTTGTTTACTGGATTGCAGCTACAAGTTATGTTTATGATGTTGTGTGATTGAGGGGTCGTTCGACCCTCTTTCTTAAATTACGTAGACTTAATTAAACCATCATGATTACTTCAAAAACATCTTTTTATTGTAAATTGTCCACGTGgaaattgatttaaattaaaaaaaattaacatgtcTGCAATTAACTTGTCACATATGCACGGTTATGACAAAATAGGCACCAAAGGGCTTCTTTGAACCATCTGTTGAAGTTGAGGGGCtcatttgacacaaaaaaagcTTGAGGGCTAAATTGACTCCTTTTTGATAAGTTTGAGTGCTTTTGTGATCCcaaaattcattaaatttgttattttaaGAATTGGGTGCAGATAGAAGattcatattcatatataagggtgcgtttggtgaAGCATCTGCCTAGCCATACCGCTGGCGAGCTACACTACACCATGCTCTCCAACCAAACGGGACTAAAACGGAAACATAAGCACTACCGTATACGTCGGGAAAAAAAACAAGCTCACTCGATGAGATGTTTTTGATACGCCACGCCTACAATGATCCATTTTCCCAATTTACCCTCACCTCCATGGCTAATTCGTCCCAATTTTCTCAAATCTGAGTGATCCATACCTTCCATCCAATTTACAAAGCTTCAAAACCCAGTGGAATCAACCCAAGTATGAACAATAGATCCCAAAATAAAGAACATAAAGGAGTCAATATATTGTCTTGGTGAGCTTTGGTGTTAAATATATGTTTTATCAAACATgattgatttttaatatttaatgtCCTCATTGGTAAATTGATAACATACTCTATGTGTAAATtcaatttcaccaaacacctgaaCAACATATACTCTAGTGTATATTCTAGCATAAATTAATACCATATACTCTAGTGTATACTTTATCAGACATACTCTTTAGCAAACGCACCCTAAGTAGATCTATAGTCTAAACATAGATTTTTTATAATAGTGTAAAATTTATGTTCGACAAGATGATGTGTCTTAGATGCACAGTAGTATCACAGTTCCTAAATATGATACATGTTGCCTgggaaaagagagaagagagaggaagcagtgatgagagagaaaagggAGATCgataagagagaggagagagaattgTCTGTGATGAGAGAGAATTGCCTGTGATGAGAAGATTGATAGAAGAAAAGGTGGAAACAATtttatgatttaaatatttaatattttaaaccAAAACATTGGATCAAGATAAGTCCATCCAACCGTTGTTAAGCATATCGGTTAAGGAACTGGTGCACCTATGTATCGGTTCTCCCCTCAATTCGCCACATTGTCACTCCATCACTTTGATCATTAGCCATATAAAGGTAAAAAGTGACAAGGCCGTTTGTCGTAACTATGGCCACAATGCATGGGCGTAGTTGAATGTGTCATTATAACCCATCTGAATACATTTGAAATCGCCACCAATTTAAATTTATAGACGTAATTGGACGTCTCACAGTAAGGCATGGTCTAAAGTGATTCCATAGATCTGTATGGATCTGGGGGTTCATTATGTGTTGAGAATGTGTTGGGCACCCCACAACATCTGCCCTATAGGACAGTTACCATCTGAGAATCAAGGGTTTCCATGTTATGCTATTTGTCAGAGAAATCCTACATCTATACACGAGATAAACTTTATGAATGGGAACTAAAAATTAGTTGGATCAAATGTTCTACCCAGAGTTTGTACAATCCCATGAGAAGGATGCACGTCAACTAACAAGTAATGGCACGAGAGCCTTCTACTTCGAATACTTTTACTCCTCTGAATCACAGCTTTTCAATATGGGGTCAATGAATCAAACATAAATTCCTTTTTCGAAATTCCTATTATCTTACTCATTTTGATTTTACTTCAAATTTGATCTCATTGATCCTAACTAGGAACAACTTCCACCTTTGAAGCAATCAACTTGAGACAGCATTTAAGGCAAGGAACAAAATATGTTTTATTGATGGTACTCTTGAAATTTCAAGTGAAGACCATCCAAGCTTTTAGGACTGGGTTCAATGTGATAGCCTTGTCAAGAATTGGATCACAAATTGTGTCTCATAGGATATACTGGTAAGTGTGTCAACTTCAAAAGAAGTGCTTTTGAATTGGTTGCAAAAAATTTTAATAGCTAAATTAACCTTATTTCTGCAAGAAAGTTAGTTGTAAATCAAAGATTTTCAGCCTTGATTCATGTAATTTGTAAGATTCAATCACATTGATGAAGAGTGAGAATCATGTATAATAGTTTATACTATTTTGCTTGAAGATcttaaaccaaaaaagaaagtgTCAGCAAGTGTGAACTCAAAAGAGTGGGATGGTTTATGGCACAATAGATTAGGACACCCATCTATTAGAGTGTGTCATATGTTGCTTTTTGTTTTGTCTAAGAATTATCATCACTGTGATATGTCACATATTTCTCCTAATAATAATGAAGAGAAATGCACTCTATTAGTAAAAGTAAGAGTCTATCTCCTTTTGATTTTATGCAAATAGATATTTGGAGAACATGCAAAGTAATTTCTATCGACAATTGTAAGTATTTTATGACAATTGTTGATGACTTCTCTAGAGTTGCATGAATATTTCTTATGAAAGCAAAGTTTGAAGTCAATGATcacattgaatttttttagtaACTATGTTAGAACTCAATTTAACACAAGGATTAAAATCATCAAAACGTACATTGGAATGAAGTTCAATACGATAGAATTTTACCTGAAAAAAGGAATACTACATCAAAAGAGTTTCCCTTACACATCACAACAAAATGATAGAAAACACCAGCACATTCTAAATGTCACTATGGCTATCAGATTACACTCAAATTTTCTTCAGGAGTATTAGACGCTACATTTTATCTAATAATAAGACTACCTTCAAGAATTTTAGATAAGAAGTCCTTATCACATATTATACAATGATAATTGTGGGGGATTTTTCTGGGCCTAGGGACCCATCCAACCCACACCCAGGTATTGTGCGTTCCGGGCTAGGCAAGGTCGCAACTGTGATCCATGCCTCTACGGCCCATCAATTCCCTACATATTTATTTTAGGATAATTTAATATCCTTGTCTCCCTCACTGCTAGAACCCATGACTCTTTAGAGTTGGGAGAGTAAGTATCCAACTTATCAAAAGGTACATTGGTTCATGTTTCAAAGTTAAGGATTTGGGAGAGAAgatatttttttggtttgaaaattagCACATATGATGCAAGTATGACtatatttcaaaataaaaacattttaaattttcttgTCGATATAAATTTTAGGGATTGCAAGCCTATCAATTCTCCCATGGCTATGAACACAAACAATTCAATTAGTCCAAGGGAACCCCTGGAAGAGCCTATGATGTACAAAAGACTTAATGGCAAGCTTATGTACCTGACATTAACCAGGCCTAATATATCTTAGACTATGAACAACATGAGCTAGTTCGTGAAAGCTCTAGCTAATCAACACCTCAAGGTAGCTCATAGAATCCTCAGGTACTTGAAAGGATCCTCTAGTCAAGGCCTTCTTTTTCCAGCTAATGGAACTGATAAAGTTCATGCTTTCTATGTTGTTGACTGGGTAGTTTGTACAAAGGAAATCAAGAAGAGCCATAGTTACATGGAGATTTAAGAAACAACAAACGTTTCAAGGTCCTCTGTTGAAGATGAATACAGCTCTGTAGAATCTGTCACATGTGAATTGCCATGCCATCTTATCAACAAACCGATGCCAATTTACTTGACAGCAAGGCAATATTCACATAGCTATGAGCCATGTCTTCCATGAAAGGAGATAGgacatttgaaattgattgtcatttcGTCATGGAAAAAGTAGTGAAGCACTTAATTGAGCTGAGACACAACAACTTGCAGACATGTTTACGAAACCCATGACAGTGAAGTCTTGTCTCTGTTTTAAATTCTTGCACAACAATTGTATCTTGCGAAGAAGGAGCAGGTCGGACATAATGCTTTACTTCTCGTCTCTTTCATTTCCTTAACTTTCTGATGAATCAAATAAACTATTAATTCTTTATACTGCTCGCTGATTTCATGATCCTACAACCAGAGGCAGATCAACAAAGAGCCAAGGGTGGGCAATtaccctgaaattttttttgccaaaattCTTTTTTGGCCTTCAGCACATCTTTTTGTCCACACTGTAGCCCAACTCTTGCCCACCCTAATAAACCATTTGGCCCACTCTAGGTGTAATTGTAGGCTTGTAGCCATTTGGCCCAACCCAATCTAGGTGTAATCGTAGGCTTGTAGCCATTTGGCCCAGCCCAACTTTTGTCCACCCGGTAGCCCAGCCATTTTGATTTGCCTCTCGTCTTTCTCTCCTAAGTCTTAGCCAATCTCAAACTCTCAAGGAATCAAATGTAAGGCGTAAGATAGGGCTTGCTACTTACCAGTTTATCAGAtgaatgacttgctagttgctaTGCACGTCTTAAGGTTTGCTCTCTTCTTAAATGATAGTTTAGTTAGATATTTCAAGTAAAGTTTATGAACTTATTGCTTTGGAATCGAATAGGCGATCAATGGTTAAATGATAGTTTAGTTGGGTACattgagaaatatttttttggtgTTACTCCAAATTAAATGAGGTTATTATGAAACGATTTTAAAATACGAAAAAACGTCAGGACATTTGTAAATTAACTATCAATTGTTGCCTCTCgctatttttataaattttttatctttAGTTATGTTTCGTACTTTCAAAGGCATAATTAGGAATAACCCCCAGACCCCCACTTGGCTTTGCCTACATTGACGTAAAATTTTGCATCCGCACTTGAAGGATCATGCTTAACACAGGGGGAGTGAATTGTGTCCTCAAATTCCAATTAGAATCCcgttttacaatttcaaataaaacaatGTCAAATAACAAGTAACACTCAAGTTTGACCTCTAATAATTATCTAATCAAGTTTCAATCCAATGCACTATGTGATAAAATGTAATGACAAactatcaaataatcaagaattacaAACACAGATTTTATAATAACACTCTGTCCACAGATTTTGTAACAccaatttcacctagcaaatgatgtcgaaatgcaacaaaattttatatgcaatgtcaaaaCACCCTAATAAACATTATATACaattttcagatcaaaattcaacctcTAGCTATGGGAACTTGCACAGGCAGATTAGGGTTCCAGAAATTTCACCAAATGAACAGCAAGCAAGTAAAAACAAATAAGTAAGCAAAATCAACACAGTGATTTagagtagttcggagacccttctcctacgtttactacctaggttcaccaacctagggcTTTTTTCAACTCCACTAAGATGGGGTTTTAAGAGCTCCtcaaaactccttacacaaAGATTATTTGAACACCCCTAAACTCAACAACACAAGTTGCCCTCTCCAGGGACTTCTTACAATGATCGAAGAACAACGTTCACACAAGGATTAACACAAGGCTATTTGATGTGAAACTCTCTCAATACAACAAAGACCTCACAAGTAGAATATGATATAGAGGCTTATGGAGGCTTTTAAGAAATCAACAATATGAGAGCTTAAAGATATGATGGCATTCACTTATTGCTCTAGACAATCAGTACGAATCCTCTAAGCACAGCTCGGGTAGAAGCTCAAGGAtggaagcttgaaagttgagAGCAAGGTTTCTTCATTCTTGCAATAGGCTTCTCCAAAGAAGAATGGTAGGGGAGACCCCCTTTTGATTCATTGTCGCTACACAATCTTGACCTTTGGATCAATCTTCAAACTTAGCATCTTGGCCCTTCAAGGCTTCATCAAATATGAATGATAGATGATAGAATAACTTTCAATCTCAGTCTCAGCCAGTAAGATTCCAACCGTTGGAGCCTTTTGATTCTCACAAATATCTTCAATTCAAAGCTTTGTTTGGTAGAAATATGTAACCCTTTGAAATCAACTCAAGTTCTCTTCAAATGAAGCTAAACACAGCCCTTCATTTGCGTCTTTAAATCTCAGCCATTGATATTAATTGAAGAACAAATCTCAGCTATCCATGTTGTGACCGATTGAACATGCCCTCAAGTCCATTTTTGCAAGCAAAAATGTTGTCTCAATATCGGCCCTTGACCTTGCTTTATGTACCTCATTCTTGACCCTTCAGATATGTGTAGTACAGAAAGTAATCTCACCCCTTTGATGAAGAATACTACTCAATCTTGAACTTTAAAATTTTGTACCTCTTGCACTTGATTAGGTGAGAAACCTCCCCTTTTGCTAAGACTCGTTTGGAGAACCCAAAGAATTCTTCATTGTAGCTCAATTTCCTTCTCTAGTGTAGCCAAactaagagcaattgcaatgggcAACGTTTTACATTTGTTTGCCCATGGATCATagattttacatatttaatggCCCATGGACTCAAAAAGGGTTTCAATGGAGTTAATTTGTTGGCTCCATTTTTGCTTGAACCAACATGGGGGAATGGCAAAGCCGATACCCCCATGTTTGCTCTACATGTGGGTCCCCCCACTAACACACTCACatttttacacaaaaatcaatatcgggtcccacctctattatacaaaaattaAGTCAACAAATTCGTatcattgtatcaatacattttgttggctcagccatatcagcaaaacatatcccccaatacagccacatcagcaaaacacaaatctcTATACATTATCCATACCCCATCAAAAAAccatcattgtggttgctctaagaGTATGTCAATTCTGAAATGTAGTACAAAATAGGTACCACATGTTGGTCttttaaagaga belongs to Tripterygium wilfordii isolate XIE 37 chromosome 2, ASM1340144v1, whole genome shotgun sequence and includes:
- the LOC120007088 gene encoding U2 small nuclear ribonucleoprotein B'' 2-like → MLSGDIPPNQTIYVKNLNEKVKKEELKRSLYCLFSQYGRILDVVALKTSKLRGQAWVAFSEVTAASNAVRQMQNFPLYEKPMRIQYAKSKSDCVAKADGSYVPREKKKKQEEKAERKRRTEEAHQSGVANGTAAESNGGLAAFRQGNQGGQEAAAPNNILFIQNLPHETDSLMLQLLFQQYPGFKEVRMIDAKPGIAFVEFEDDMQSSTAMQALQGFKITPMNPMSITFAKK